From the genome of Haloterrigena sp. KLK7, one region includes:
- a CDS encoding HAD-IA family hydrolase has translation MTAYDAVVYDLDGTLAELDVDWDAVAVDVLEVYENADIEPPSRELWDLLDAASDVGLGADVESTIAAHERAGAETAPRLAHADELLERTVPVGVCSLNCEAACRIALEEHGLTEAVDAVVGRDTVATRKPDPEPLLEAVGELGVDPERALFVGDSDRDRVTAERAGVAFEFVGDGPSGV, from the coding sequence GTGACAGCCTACGACGCCGTCGTCTACGATCTCGATGGAACGCTCGCCGAGCTCGACGTCGACTGGGACGCCGTCGCCGTCGACGTCCTCGAGGTCTACGAGAACGCCGATATCGAGCCGCCGAGCCGGGAACTGTGGGACCTGCTCGACGCCGCGAGCGACGTCGGTCTCGGAGCCGACGTCGAGTCGACGATCGCCGCCCACGAGCGCGCGGGCGCCGAGACCGCCCCGCGGCTGGCCCACGCCGACGAACTCCTCGAGCGGACGGTCCCCGTCGGCGTCTGTTCGCTGAACTGCGAGGCGGCCTGTCGGATCGCCCTCGAGGAACACGGCCTGACAGAAGCGGTCGACGCGGTGGTCGGCCGGGACACGGTCGCGACCCGAAAGCCGGATCCGGAACCGCTGCTCGAGGCGGTCGGCGAACTCGGCGTCGACCCCGAGCGAGCGCTGTTCGTGGGCGATTCCGACCGAGACCGAGTGACGGCCGAGCGTGCGGGCGTCGCCTTCGAGTTCGTCGGCGACGGCCCCTCGGGCGTCTGA
- a CDS encoding DUF5822 domain-containing protein — protein sequence MPERVETTDPEGVDYGWVMQVTFVATILVGAPIVAFLSVNADLPSWGARAAFAVRVGAPIWFCTALVVFAYAKRNQT from the coding sequence GTGCCAGAACGCGTCGAAACGACCGATCCCGAGGGGGTCGACTACGGCTGGGTGATGCAGGTCACCTTCGTCGCCACGATCCTCGTCGGCGCGCCGATCGTCGCCTTCCTCTCGGTGAACGCCGACCTGCCCAGCTGGGGCGCCCGCGCGGCGTTCGCGGTCCGCGTCGGCGCGCCGATCTGGTTCTGCACGGCTCTCGTCGTCTTCGCGTACGCGAAGCGCAACCAGACCTGA
- the panB gene encoding 3-methyl-2-oxobutanoate hydroxymethyltransferase — protein sequence MPTVRDVREKAGEEPITMLTAYDAPAAEIVDDAGVDIVLVGDSVGNAVLGYETTVPVTVDGIAHHVGAVSRATEDALVVADMPFLSFGVDEADSLENAGRMLKEEGAQAVKLESGPHTVDLTEKMVQLGIPVMAHLGLTPQHVNQYGGYPRQGTDQAAAERMLELAVEHEEAGAFALVLEHVPSNVAAEITDALDIPTIGIGAGPDCDGQVLVFDDAVGLSEWTPSFSEQFGNVRAEMESAVDDYVEAVESGEFPAAEHSHEESDLEDLY from the coding sequence ATGCCTACCGTGCGGGACGTCAGGGAGAAGGCAGGCGAGGAACCGATCACGATGCTGACGGCCTACGACGCGCCGGCGGCCGAAATCGTCGACGACGCGGGCGTCGATATCGTTCTCGTCGGCGACAGCGTCGGGAACGCCGTGCTGGGGTACGAGACGACGGTTCCCGTCACCGTCGACGGGATCGCTCACCACGTCGGCGCCGTCTCGCGGGCGACCGAGGACGCGCTGGTCGTCGCCGACATGCCGTTCCTCTCCTTCGGCGTCGACGAGGCGGACAGCCTCGAGAACGCCGGCCGGATGCTCAAGGAGGAGGGCGCGCAGGCGGTCAAACTCGAGAGCGGCCCCCACACCGTCGACCTCACCGAGAAGATGGTCCAGCTGGGCATTCCGGTGATGGCCCACCTCGGGCTGACGCCCCAGCACGTCAACCAGTACGGCGGCTACCCTCGGCAGGGGACCGATCAGGCGGCCGCCGAGCGGATGCTCGAGCTCGCCGTCGAACACGAGGAGGCGGGCGCGTTCGCGCTGGTGCTCGAGCACGTGCCGTCGAACGTCGCGGCCGAGATCACCGACGCCCTCGATATTCCGACCATCGGGATCGGCGCCGGCCCGGACTGCGACGGTCAGGTGCTCGTGTTCGACGACGCCGTCGGTCTCAGCGAGTGGACACCTTCCTTCTCCGAGCAGTTCGGGAACGTCCGCGCGGAGATGGAGTCGGCCGTCGACGACTACGTCGAAGCGGTCGAGTCCGGCGAGTTCCCGGCCGCGGAACACAGCCACGAGGAGAGCGACCTCGAGGACCTCTACTGA
- a CDS encoding alpha/beta hydrolase, which produces METVSHHGRETAYEVADRGGDGPPICFVHGSGGSRDVWSAQHRLADRNPIVTLDLSGHGDSEDIDARAGYATLSAYVDDVLAVLEATDSRVLVGNSLGGAVALQLLIERDTDLDAAVLVGTGARLGVLEDLLDWLANDFERAVEFLHGSDRLFHDPEPELEEESQDQLRETGQAVTHRDFLTCHEFDVRDDLGAIDVPTLAVYGEHDQLTPPWYHEYLAEEIDDAWIAELEDAAHLAMVEQPTAFNAALTEFLDIVFERDETEE; this is translated from the coding sequence ATGGAAACGGTATCACACCACGGCCGAGAGACGGCCTACGAGGTCGCCGATCGCGGCGGGGACGGGCCACCGATCTGTTTCGTCCACGGGAGCGGCGGCTCTCGCGACGTCTGGTCCGCACAGCACCGCCTCGCCGATCGCAACCCGATCGTGACGCTCGATCTGAGCGGCCACGGCGACTCCGAGGACATCGACGCCCGCGCCGGCTACGCGACGCTTTCGGCGTACGTCGACGACGTGCTGGCCGTGCTCGAGGCGACCGACAGCCGCGTCCTGGTGGGCAACTCCCTGGGCGGCGCGGTCGCCCTGCAGCTCCTGATCGAACGCGACACCGATCTCGACGCGGCGGTGCTCGTCGGCACCGGCGCCCGACTCGGCGTCCTCGAGGACCTGCTCGACTGGCTGGCCAACGACTTCGAGCGCGCCGTCGAGTTCCTCCACGGATCGGATCGACTCTTTCACGACCCCGAGCCGGAGCTGGAGGAGGAGTCGCAGGACCAGCTCCGCGAGACCGGGCAGGCCGTCACCCACCGCGACTTTCTGACCTGCCACGAGTTCGACGTGCGGGACGACCTCGGAGCGATCGACGTCCCCACGCTGGCGGTCTACGGCGAGCACGACCAGCTGACGCCGCCGTGGTACCACGAGTACCTCGCCGAGGAGATCGACGACGCCTGGATCGCGGAGCTCGAGGACGCGGCCCACCTGGCGATGGTCGAACAACCGACGGCGTTCAACGCCGCCCTCACCGAGTTTCTGGATATCGTCTTCGAGCGCGACGAAACGGAGGAGTGA
- a CDS encoding Hsp20/alpha crystallin family protein: protein MTLEQFTREEGQVARRYEYDDETVLAVDFGTENADATVDLVDETVIVVLGDEQYDLELPDGADDAHTFIKNGVLTVELEGDL from the coding sequence ATGACACTCGAACAATTCACCCGCGAAGAGGGGCAGGTAGCCCGCCGGTACGAGTACGACGACGAGACGGTGCTGGCCGTCGACTTCGGTACCGAGAACGCCGACGCGACGGTCGATCTCGTCGATGAGACGGTCATCGTCGTCCTCGGCGACGAGCAGTACGACCTCGAGCTGCCGGACGGTGCAGACGACGCGCACACGTTTATCAAAAACGGGGTCCTGACTGTCGAACTGGAGGGCGATCTATGA
- a CDS encoding CDC48 family AAA ATPase, which produces MKLTVKPLKQKDAGRGLAAIDRVSMRELDLENGDYIVIEGAGDSQAVARVWPGYPEDEGRGIIRIDGRLRQEADVGIDDNVSVEAADVNPAKSVTVALPQNLRIRGDIGPLVRDKLSGQAVTEGQTVPFSLSFGPMASSGQSVPLKIASTSPSGTVVITDSTNIEISETPAEQVSSGSGASAEGVPNVTYEDIGGLDDELDQVREMIELPMRHPELFQQLGIEPPKGVLLHGPPGTGKTLMAKAVANEIDAHFETISGPEIMSKYYGESEEKLREVFEEAEENAPAIVFIDELDSIAAKREDAGGDVERRVVAQLLSLMDGLEERGRVTVIAATNRVDDIDPALRRGGRFDREIEIGVPDKDGRKEILQVHTRGMPLQEGIDLDRYAENTHGFVGADLESLAREGAMNALRRIRPDLDLEEDEIDAEVLETLEVTESDFKEALKGIQPSAMREVFVEVPDVTWNDVGGLEDTKERLRENVQWPLDYPEVFDELDMQAAKGVLMYGPPGTGKTLLAKAVANEAQSNFISIKGPELLNKYVGESEKGVREVFEKARSNAPTVIFFDEIDSIAGQRGRQQGDSGVGERVVSQLLTELDGLEELEDVVVIATTNRPDLIDNALLRPGRLDRHVHVPVPDEDGRRKIFEVHTRDKPLADAVDLDWLAAETEGYVGADIEAVTREASMAASREFINSVDPEEMADTVGNVRISKEHFEHALEEVNPSVTPETREQYEEIEEQFDTAEPAQEEDQLGRTFQ; this is translated from the coding sequence ATGAAACTCACCGTTAAACCACTGAAACAGAAGGACGCCGGCCGCGGACTCGCCGCGATCGATCGCGTCTCGATGCGCGAGCTCGACCTCGAGAACGGCGACTACATCGTCATCGAGGGCGCGGGCGACAGCCAGGCCGTCGCGCGCGTCTGGCCGGGTTACCCGGAAGACGAGGGGCGGGGAATCATTCGAATCGACGGCCGCCTCCGCCAGGAGGCCGACGTCGGGATCGACGACAACGTCAGCGTCGAAGCCGCGGACGTCAACCCCGCCAAGTCGGTGACGGTCGCGCTGCCCCAGAACCTCCGCATTCGCGGAGACATCGGGCCGCTCGTCCGCGACAAGCTGTCCGGACAGGCCGTCACCGAGGGCCAGACGGTACCGTTCTCGCTCTCGTTCGGCCCGATGGCCAGCTCCGGCCAGTCGGTGCCGCTGAAGATCGCGAGCACCTCGCCGTCGGGCACGGTCGTCATCACGGACTCGACGAACATCGAGATCTCCGAGACGCCGGCCGAGCAGGTCAGCTCCGGTAGCGGCGCGTCCGCCGAGGGCGTCCCGAACGTCACCTACGAGGACATCGGCGGCCTGGACGACGAACTCGACCAGGTCCGCGAGATGATCGAGCTACCGATGCGGCATCCCGAACTGTTCCAGCAGTTAGGGATCGAGCCGCCGAAGGGCGTCCTGCTGCACGGCCCGCCGGGCACCGGGAAGACGCTGATGGCGAAAGCCGTCGCCAACGAGATCGACGCCCACTTCGAGACGATCTCCGGCCCGGAGATCATGTCGAAGTACTACGGCGAGAGCGAGGAGAAGCTCCGCGAGGTCTTCGAGGAGGCCGAGGAGAACGCGCCCGCGATCGTCTTCATCGACGAACTCGACTCGATCGCCGCCAAGCGCGAGGACGCCGGCGGTGACGTCGAACGCCGCGTCGTCGCCCAGCTCCTCTCGCTGATGGACGGTCTCGAGGAGCGGGGCCGCGTCACCGTCATCGCCGCGACCAACCGCGTCGACGACATCGACCCCGCGCTCCGGCGCGGCGGTCGCTTCGACCGCGAGATCGAGATCGGCGTCCCCGACAAGGACGGCCGCAAGGAGATCCTGCAGGTCCACACCCGCGGGATGCCGCTTCAGGAGGGGATCGACCTCGACCGGTACGCCGAGAACACCCACGGCTTCGTCGGAGCCGACCTCGAGAGCCTCGCCCGCGAGGGCGCGATGAACGCGCTGCGACGCATCCGTCCCGATCTCGACCTAGAGGAGGACGAGATCGACGCCGAGGTCCTCGAGACGCTCGAGGTCACCGAGAGCGACTTCAAGGAGGCGCTCAAGGGAATCCAACCCTCCGCGATGCGCGAGGTCTTCGTCGAGGTCCCCGACGTCACCTGGAACGACGTCGGCGGCTTAGAGGACACCAAGGAGCGCCTCCGCGAGAACGTCCAGTGGCCGCTGGACTACCCCGAGGTGTTCGACGAACTGGACATGCAGGCCGCGAAGGGCGTCCTCATGTACGGCCCGCCGGGCACCGGGAAGACGCTGCTCGCCAAGGCCGTCGCCAACGAGGCCCAGTCGAACTTCATCTCGATCAAGGGCCCCGAACTGCTGAACAAGTACGTCGGGGAGTCCGAGAAGGGCGTCCGCGAGGTCTTCGAGAAGGCGCGGTCGAACGCACCGACCGTGATCTTCTTCGACGAGATCGACTCGATCGCGGGCCAGCGCGGTCGCCAGCAGGGCGACTCCGGCGTCGGCGAACGCGTCGTCTCCCAGCTGCTGACCGAACTCGATGGCCTCGAGGAACTCGAGGACGTCGTCGTGATCGCCACGACCAACCGACCGGACCTGATCGACAACGCCCTGCTCCGTCCCGGACGGCTGGACCGCCACGTCCACGTGCCCGTCCCCGACGAGGACGGCCGCCGGAAGATCTTCGAGGTCCACACCCGCGACAAGCCCCTGGCCGACGCGGTCGACCTCGACTGGCTGGCCGCGGAGACGGAGGGCTACGTCGGTGCCGACATCGAAGCGGTCACGCGCGAGGCCTCGATGGCCGCCAGCCGCGAGTTCATCAACTCGGTCGATCCCGAGGAGATGGCCGACACCGTCGGCAACGTCCGCATCAGCAAGGAGCACTTCGAGCACGCCCTCGAGGAGGTCAACCCGAGCGTGACCCCCGAGACGCGCGAGCAGTACGAGGAGATCGAAGAGCAGTTCGACACCGCCGAACCGGCCCAGGAAGAGGACCAGCTCGGCCGCACCTTCCAGTAA
- a CDS encoding PQQ-binding-like beta-propeller repeat protein codes for MWKRRSVLATGAALSIGTGLASVGAGAAEADVDELPDPDRDPGPDEDWPSHRGDPGHARYVADGHEFDGGALEAAWSVAGAGAGSVAVADGTVYTSTDDGVVALDATDGTVHWENTEVDASDPSVGGETVFFSGDEIVALDRSDGSIRWESDFDPDESITSQTVAYDGVYTVVDGTLYALETDDGSVRWKKETVTVKLPYSDDEDEFEFITGTAAANGVVYSVTGAGPIALEPETGTEIWLHGEKTQVRRDTVHATSAAVAYDVRGSNESSLHDVQTGERIGLGHGTRELAFGEEIYVGGGNDHGYGGGSIRGDEYSWSLDVLYTYGQAVISGETVFAYLTRSGGPPNPEWRDYDEHLVALNKYDGSVKWALSRDEAPVGSVRAISGETIYVDHDGDLVALREETDTDDQPDENDDTDGGNDENDDTDGEDNSDTGEDECPCPDDDPADDNGGSGSDDSGTGSDDSGSGKDDGGSGSDNGASVDDDDGDVVNGTAGNGDAGNETNAGNETNAENDTDADNVPGFTTGSGLLGGALGLEWLRRKASVDESTGVNEPSE; via the coding sequence ATGTGGAAACGTCGATCTGTACTGGCGACTGGGGCAGCGCTGTCGATCGGGACCGGACTCGCTTCAGTGGGGGCCGGAGCCGCCGAGGCCGACGTCGACGAGCTTCCGGACCCGGATCGCGATCCGGGACCGGACGAAGACTGGCCGTCACACCGAGGCGACCCCGGTCACGCCAGATACGTCGCGGACGGCCACGAGTTCGACGGGGGAGCACTCGAGGCCGCGTGGTCCGTCGCGGGTGCGGGCGCGGGTTCCGTCGCCGTCGCCGACGGGACGGTCTACACGTCGACCGACGACGGCGTCGTCGCCCTCGATGCGACGGACGGCACCGTCCACTGGGAGAACACGGAAGTGGATGCGAGCGATCCGTCGGTCGGCGGCGAGACCGTCTTCTTCTCGGGTGACGAAATCGTGGCGCTCGACCGGTCGGACGGAAGCATCCGCTGGGAGAGCGACTTCGATCCCGACGAGTCAATTACGAGTCAGACGGTGGCGTACGATGGCGTCTACACCGTCGTCGATGGCACGTTGTACGCCCTCGAAACCGACGACGGATCCGTTCGATGGAAAAAAGAGACGGTGACGGTCAAGTTACCGTACAGCGACGACGAGGACGAGTTCGAATTTATCACCGGCACCGCTGCAGCGAACGGCGTGGTCTACAGCGTCACAGGTGCAGGGCCGATCGCTCTCGAACCCGAGACCGGCACCGAAATCTGGCTCCACGGGGAAAAAACTCAAGTCCGACGCGATACCGTCCACGCGACGTCAGCAGCGGTCGCTTATGACGTCCGTGGCTCCAACGAGTCGTCATTGCACGATGTTCAAACGGGCGAGCGTATTGGCCTTGGCCACGGGACCCGCGAACTAGCGTTCGGCGAGGAAATATACGTCGGCGGCGGCAACGACCACGGGTACGGCGGCGGTTCGATCCGCGGTGACGAATACAGTTGGAGTCTCGACGTTCTGTACACCTACGGACAAGCCGTCATCAGCGGAGAAACCGTGTTCGCGTATCTCACTCGGAGCGGGGGCCCCCCGAATCCCGAGTGGCGGGACTACGACGAGCACCTCGTCGCCTTGAACAAGTACGACGGGTCCGTGAAGTGGGCGCTCTCGAGGGACGAGGCGCCGGTCGGATCGGTCCGTGCGATCAGCGGCGAGACGATCTACGTCGACCACGACGGCGATCTCGTGGCGCTTCGCGAAGAAACCGATACGGACGATCAGCCCGACGAGAACGACGACACGGACGGCGGAAACGACGAGAACGACGACACGGACGGCGAGGACAACAGCGACACGGGAGAAGACGAGTGCCCCTGTCCGGACGACGATCCGGCTGACGACAACGGCGGATCCGGGAGCGATGACAGCGGAACCGGGAGTGATGACAGCGGATCCGGGAAAGACGACGGTGGATCCGGTAGCGACAACGGAGCGTCTGTCGATGACGATGACGGCGATGTCGTGAACGGAACCGCCGGAAATGGGGACGCTGGAAACGAGACGAACGCTGGAAACGAGACGAACGCCGAGAACGACACTGACGCCGACAACGTGCCCGGCTTCACGACCGGTAGCGGGCTTCTCGGCGGGGCGCTCGGCCTCGAGTGGCTGCGCCGGAAGGCCAGCGTCGACGAATCGACCGGCGTGAACGAACCGTCCGAGTAA
- a CDS encoding MFS transporter: MALNDNDRSIAAFAMLAHATVHWFELAIPIFLVVWLEAFDVSVALVGLIVAIGYAPFGLGALPAGLLADRYGPKRLVLVCLAGMSLSFATLAVAPSIYAVAASLLCWGILASIYHPAGLALISTGVEERGTVFAWHGIAGNVGIALGPFATATLLLVTDWRIVAVALAVPGAFATLYGLRARFDPTAAVADDDGTAAGASNDSLSPTEFVSNSRSLFAGPFLLVFAVVTVVGLYYRGVLTYLPELLNGLPAMAGIEPPAALEELSLGDYFYVALLVAGMAGQYVAGKLTSRVPVARGLVVVFVGLAVLAVAFVPVSAMGLAPVLLYCTVLGFALFAIEPFYQEAVAVYTPPDGRGLSYGYTYLGMFGLGSLSIALGGFLLDHATIAALFATLAAIALLGAAIALKLLVGPEPGSESASTESTTAADD, from the coding sequence ATGGCGCTGAACGACAACGACCGGTCGATCGCGGCCTTCGCGATGCTCGCCCACGCGACCGTCCACTGGTTCGAACTGGCGATTCCGATCTTCCTGGTCGTCTGGCTCGAGGCGTTCGACGTCTCCGTGGCACTGGTCGGCCTCATCGTCGCCATCGGCTACGCGCCGTTCGGTCTCGGCGCGCTCCCGGCCGGACTGCTCGCCGACCGGTACGGCCCGAAACGGCTCGTGCTGGTCTGTCTCGCGGGGATGAGCCTCTCCTTCGCGACGCTGGCGGTCGCGCCGTCGATCTACGCCGTCGCGGCCAGCCTGCTCTGCTGGGGGATCCTCGCAAGCATCTACCACCCCGCGGGCCTCGCGCTGATCAGCACCGGCGTCGAGGAGCGCGGGACGGTGTTCGCCTGGCACGGCATCGCCGGCAACGTCGGCATCGCGCTCGGCCCGTTCGCGACCGCGACGCTGTTGCTCGTCACGGACTGGCGGATCGTCGCCGTCGCACTGGCGGTTCCCGGCGCGTTCGCCACGCTGTACGGGCTCCGAGCCCGGTTCGACCCGACGGCGGCCGTCGCGGACGACGACGGGACCGCCGCCGGCGCGTCGAACGACTCGCTCTCCCCGACAGAGTTCGTCTCGAACTCTCGATCGCTGTTCGCGGGTCCCTTCCTGCTGGTCTTCGCCGTCGTCACGGTCGTCGGCCTCTACTACCGCGGCGTCCTCACCTACCTGCCGGAGCTCCTGAACGGCCTCCCGGCGATGGCGGGGATCGAACCGCCGGCCGCGCTCGAGGAGCTCTCGCTGGGCGACTACTTCTACGTCGCGCTGCTCGTCGCGGGGATGGCCGGCCAGTACGTCGCCGGGAAACTGACCAGCCGCGTCCCCGTCGCCCGCGGGCTGGTGGTCGTCTTCGTCGGTCTCGCGGTACTCGCCGTCGCGTTCGTCCCGGTGTCCGCGATGGGACTCGCGCCCGTTCTGCTGTACTGTACCGTCCTGGGCTTCGCGCTGTTCGCGATCGAACCGTTCTATCAGGAGGCCGTCGCGGTCTACACGCCGCCGGACGGCCGCGGGCTCTCCTACGGCTACACCTACCTCGGGATGTTCGGGCTCGGCTCGCTCAGCATCGCCCTCGGCGGGTTCCTGCTGGACCACGCCACGATCGCGGCGCTGTTCGCGACGCTCGCGGCGATCGCGCTCCTCGGCGCCGCGATCGCGCTAAAACTGCTGGTCGGACCGGAGCCGGGCAGCGAGTCGGCCTCGACGGAATCGACGACCGCTGCCGACGACTGA
- the bcp gene encoding thioredoxin-dependent thiol peroxidase, whose translation MLDVGDEAPEFELPNQHGETVRRSDFEGERLVVYFYPRANTDGCTTEACGFNDAKPDFDDRGVNIVGISDDPVADLESFADDYDLEFDLLSDEMGEVATLYDSYGEKQMFGNTFDGVFRNTYVVGPDGRVEAVYEGVTPEGHAEDVLADLEDASAEVTP comes from the coding sequence ATGCTCGACGTCGGCGACGAAGCACCCGAGTTCGAACTGCCCAACCAGCACGGCGAGACCGTCCGGCGCTCCGATTTCGAGGGCGAGCGGCTCGTCGTCTACTTCTATCCGCGGGCGAACACCGACGGCTGCACGACCGAGGCCTGCGGGTTCAACGACGCGAAACCCGACTTCGACGACCGCGGCGTCAACATCGTCGGAATCAGCGACGATCCCGTCGCGGACCTCGAGTCGTTCGCCGACGACTACGACCTCGAGTTCGACCTCCTCTCGGACGAGATGGGCGAGGTCGCGACGCTCTACGACTCCTACGGCGAAAAGCAGATGTTCGGCAACACGTTCGACGGCGTCTTCCGCAACACCTACGTCGTCGGCCCCGACGGCCGCGTCGAGGCGGTCTACGAGGGCGTCACGCCGGAGGGACACGCCGAGGACGTCCTCGCGGACCTCGAGGACGCGTCGGCCGAAGTCACGCCCTGA
- the priS gene encoding DNA primase small subunit PriS has translation MEERTRAYLRGRFRDHYRRTEITPPPAANEREWGYIPWTEGPDTTMVRHRSLLELGDLSEFLVRKRPRHVYFSAGRFRDPGASSMNAKDWQSADLVFDLDADHLPSVTLGEDSYAEMLAKCKAALFRLLDFLETDFGFEDLEIVFSGGRGYHVHVRDETVLGLDREHRREIVDYVRGIGLEYEELIETETVAGLGRKTPTERRTLEIDGGWGARTHAHLMTFVDGLLEMDDDDALDRLQAFDGIGEGKAQATLNAARNNREQLAAGNVTVHTAVSQLAERFAERAVDDDNAPIDEPVTTDTNRLIRLPGSLHGGSGLKTVRLERDEIDAFDPLVDAVPDTFRGHEITVDVTDPGEVELGGDSFTVTEGDQSLPEYVAVFLMARGRAEKEKE, from the coding sequence ATGGAGGAGCGAACGAGGGCCTATCTGCGGGGGCGATTTCGCGACCATTACCGACGGACGGAGATCACGCCGCCGCCTGCGGCCAACGAGCGCGAGTGGGGCTACATTCCCTGGACGGAGGGCCCCGACACGACGATGGTTCGCCACCGTTCGCTGCTCGAGCTGGGCGACCTCTCGGAGTTTCTCGTCCGAAAGCGGCCGCGCCACGTCTACTTCTCCGCCGGGCGCTTTCGCGACCCCGGCGCGAGCTCGATGAACGCCAAGGACTGGCAGTCCGCGGACCTCGTCTTCGATCTGGACGCAGACCACCTGCCGAGCGTCACCCTCGGCGAGGACAGCTACGCCGAGATGCTCGCGAAGTGCAAGGCGGCCCTGTTTCGGCTGCTCGACTTCCTCGAGACCGATTTCGGTTTCGAGGACCTCGAGATCGTCTTCTCCGGCGGCCGCGGGTACCACGTTCACGTGCGCGACGAGACCGTCCTGGGCCTGGACCGAGAACACCGCCGGGAGATCGTCGACTACGTCCGCGGGATCGGCCTCGAGTACGAGGAACTGATCGAGACCGAGACCGTCGCGGGGCTGGGCCGGAAGACGCCGACCGAGCGCCGAACGCTCGAGATCGACGGCGGGTGGGGCGCCCGCACGCACGCGCACCTGATGACGTTCGTCGACGGCCTCCTGGAGATGGACGACGACGACGCCCTCGACCGCCTCCAGGCGTTCGACGGCATCGGAGAAGGAAAGGCCCAAGCGACGCTCAACGCCGCGCGCAACAACCGCGAGCAGCTCGCGGCGGGCAACGTCACGGTCCACACGGCGGTCTCGCAGTTGGCCGAACGCTTCGCCGAGCGCGCGGTCGACGACGACAACGCGCCGATCGACGAACCCGTCACGACCGACACGAACCGGCTGATCCGACTGCCGGGCAGTCTCCACGGCGGCAGCGGCCTGAAAACGGTGCGCCTCGAGCGCGACGAGATCGACGCGTTCGATCCGCTGGTCGACGCCGTCCCCGACACGTTCCGGGGCCACGAGATCACCGTCGACGTGACCGACCCCGGCGAGGTCGAGCTCGGAGGAGACAGCTTTACGGTCACCGAGGGTGACCAGTCACTACCCGAGTACGTCGCCGTGTTCCTGATGGCACGCGGCCGCGCGGAGAAGGAGAAAGAATGA
- a CDS encoding N-acetyltransferase, with protein sequence MSVNIDSRVVAPGSDDFVDEAWQLKEEINRQEGVLKQRYDFFTDAYRRSKVHCYVQEDDLVGFAAVRRDGYILFLAVSPDLRGQGIGKQLIARVAEDHDTITCHARTSNENALQFYEHLGFEIKRRIDDYYEDGGDAYYLKLGSDVGIADKISELMRR encoded by the coding sequence GTGAGCGTCAACATCGACAGTCGAGTCGTCGCGCCGGGGAGCGACGACTTCGTCGACGAAGCCTGGCAACTGAAGGAGGAGATCAACCGTCAGGAAGGCGTGCTCAAGCAGCGATACGACTTCTTTACCGACGCGTATCGTCGCTCCAAGGTTCACTGTTACGTACAGGAGGACGATCTGGTCGGCTTCGCGGCCGTTCGCCGCGACGGGTACATCCTCTTTCTGGCGGTCTCGCCAGACCTGCGGGGGCAGGGGATTGGCAAACAACTGATCGCGCGCGTCGCGGAGGACCACGACACGATCACGTGTCACGCCCGGACGAGCAACGAGAACGCCCTCCAGTTCTACGAACACCTCGGGTTCGAGATCAAGCGCCGCATCGACGACTACTACGAGGACGGCGGCGACGCCTACTACCTGAAACTCGGCTCCGACGTCGGCATCGCCGACAAGATCTCGGAACTGATGCGGCGCTGA
- a CDS encoding archease, which yields MTSQQGGRFELRNHTADVAVAASGDALESVFAAVADGLAAASCDEIPAESGDRFSLSVTAENREALLFDYLDELIYLRDVRAELPVDHRVEAIEGPERDGGNAERDGWTLEASARGVPLADVDAREVKAVTYSEMRLERRESPDADGSGDEWEAYVVFDV from the coding sequence ATGACCAGCCAGCAGGGCGGACGGTTCGAACTGCGGAATCACACGGCCGACGTCGCGGTCGCGGCCAGCGGCGACGCGCTCGAGTCGGTCTTCGCCGCGGTCGCCGACGGACTGGCGGCCGCCTCCTGTGACGAGATTCCCGCCGAGTCGGGCGATCGATTCTCGCTGTCCGTGACCGCGGAGAACCGCGAGGCCCTGCTGTTCGACTACCTGGACGAACTGATCTACCTCCGGGACGTCCGCGCGGAACTCCCCGTCGACCACCGCGTCGAGGCGATCGAGGGACCGGAGCGCGACGGCGGGAACGCCGAACGCGACGGATGGACCCTCGAGGCCAGCGCCCGCGGCGTCCCCCTCGCCGACGTCGACGCCCGCGAGGTGAAGGCCGTGACCTACTCGGAGATGCGCCTCGAGCGCCGCGAGAGCCCGGACGCGGACGGGAGCGGAGACGAGTGGGAGGCCTACGTCGTCTTCGACGTCTGA